The nucleotide sequence ctgcaattaatccagaatgcggcagctagagtggtgactgggagtggcagccgggaccacataacaccggttctgagagatctgcattggctcccagtctgtttctgagcacaattcactGTGCGATTCTAAgtctctttcctcttccctccccattcctttttccttttgtgtcgtgtcCATGAGATTGTGAACCTTCaagcatataacaccggtcttgaaagacctacactggctcccagtacgtttccaagcacaattcaaagtgttggtgctgaccttgaaagtccTAAACGACcacaaaggcccagtagacctgaaggagcgtctccacccccatcgttcagcctggacactgaggtgcagctctgagggccttctggcggttccctcattgcgagaagtcaggttacagggaaccagacagagggccttctcggtggtggcgcccaccttgtggaacatcctcccttcagatgtgaaggaaataagcagctatcctatttttaaaagacatctgaaggcagccctgttcagggaagtttttaatatttaacgctctactgtttttaacacttgattgggagctgcccagagtggctggggagactcagccagatgggcggggtacaaataaattattattattattattattattattattattattattattattatagtggcaAGAGTGGTCACCTTTTCCTTCCCTTCAGAAGGGAGCAACCACTGCCTtcttatagaaccatagaattatagCATTAAACGGGTCCTccagaggtcatccagcccaatccGCTGCAATGCAGTTCAGGAATCAcgactaaagaatccctggcagatggccacccaacctctgcttaaaaaaaaactccAATTGAGGTTTCCTTATGTTTACTATGTATGGAATTTTAGGTTAGGTTTTCAGCACCTGAAATTTGGAGAAGGTGGAGAGGGTTTTCCTTTGGGTCGGCAAGCCTGTTAAAGCATCTGTTCCTctgtcctttccctcctttttacaGAGCCCTTGATTTGCACGTCGGACGTCTTGAGCCGCATCAAGCAAGAGGAGTCTTTTGCAGGGGGAGGCCAGTTCACAGAGGAAAGAGGGATGCCAACAGATCCGTGTTCAGGTGATTTGCCTGGAAGGggaccgagggtcatctagtccaaccccctccaatgcaggaataataataataataataataataataataataataataatatttacctATATCCTGCTCTATATCCGGGGCGTCTCAGGGCTGTTGACAGACtagaatcaagatataaaaccacaacatacttaccgtatttttcgctctattggacgtaCCGGACCATAGGAAGGAGAGAATAGGGGGGggggtttcttgttctccccctcaaaaacaaggtgcgttcaagagcaggccttgccgctgccccccgagcttgtggggctggcagtggggggaagcgctgctttcccccaccgccagcctcaaagatccctgaagcctttggagcgcagctgcactccaaaggcttgaggcttcAGGGACATCCTTTGTAGCCTCCACCGCCCTTTGAAGACACCCCGCCATCCTGAAGCTGGAACAGCGAGATGGAGGGCTGTGCAGCGCCCtgtctcgctgttttggctttggtgacagcaggctgctatccgcaagccttctgagcccggcaggaactgctgcccaaagcccggggtgcACAGTGATGCACTCCCCGGActtcgggctgcaggcagctgtccgcaagcctgcggagcctggcgggaactcctgccgggctctgcaggcttgcagagagcttcgTGAAGcctgcacaccgacccctctcgctctccaggcttcagcgaaagcctgcattcgccccataggacgcacacacttttccccttcatttttggaggggaaaaagtgcgtcctatagagcgaaaaatacggtaataaaattGAAAACCACAACCCCCAAAAACCACATTTTACAAGGGCATAGGAcgtaaatcggatcaaccaaaggcctggttaaaaaggaacactgAATTGGCAGAATccctaatgtattattattattattattattattattattattactattattattattattgaatttatataccaccctatgcccggaggtctcagggcagttcacataaaaaggttacagaatataaaattaaaataaaagcaatcacCCAATAACACCAACCCccaaaagaaccacattttaaatgagtatgggatgttgatcaggtcaaacaaaggcctggttaaaaaggaactttttgcctggcgcctaaaggtgtataatgaaggcgccaggcaaacttccctggggagcgcatcccacagacggggagccactgcagaaaaggccctgttctcgtgttgccaccctccagacctctcgaggaggtacatgaagaagggcctcagaagatgatctcagggtctgggtaggttcatatggaaggaGATGTTGTGGTCCtgaggaatcgcagctaaagaatccctgagaaATGGCCGCCCAACCCCAGTTGAGAAACCTTCAGTGATTCACCTTTCAAGGAAATCCGTTCCACCGCTGACTAAACAGCTCATAGCCTCCCAAAGTTCTCCCTAACCTTTAGTCAGAAActtctttcttgtcatttgaaccaaactggtgtcctccagacgttttggatggtcactctcaccaactgcccaggtgctgatgggagttgtagttcaaaacatctggcaggtaccaggttgggggaagcgCCTGCTCTGTAGGACTAACATTGTCATCTTGTTTTTTGACACTCGCTTTTTAGTAGActatgtggaggactccctggtcctgaatggggtcactgtgccgcTGAAGGACCAGatatgcagcctgggagtcattgtggactcgcagctgtccatggaggcgcaggtccattctgtgtccagggcagctgtctaccagctccatctggtacgcaggatgagaccctccctgtccaCAGACTGTcttaccagagtggtgcatgctctggttatctcctgcatggactactgcaatgcactctacctttgaaggtgacccagaaactgcaactactccagaatgcggcaggtagactggtgactgggagcggccgccaagaccatataacaccggtcctgaaagacctccgtcggctcccagtacgtttccaagcacaattcaaagtgttgctgctgacctttaaagccctagatggcctcggtccagtatacctgaaggagcgtctccacccccatcgttctgccctgacactgaggtccagctctgagggccttctggcggttccctcactgcgagaagtgaggttacagggaaccaggcagagggccttctcggtggtggcacccgccctgtggaacgccctcccaccagatgtcaaagagaagaacaactaccagacttttagaagacatctgaaggcagccctgtttagggaagcttttaatgtttaataggttattgtattttaatattccgttggaagctgcccagagtggctggagaaacccagccagatgggcggggtataaataataaattattgttgttgttgttattgtttgagACTTGTTTTTTAGTAGAATAGGCCGACCTGtgccagatgttctggactgcaacttccagtCGTGCTGactgggctaatgggagttgtagtacggAACAGCTGAAGCTGGGGTTGGGGAAGACTAGAACAGGTCAATCTTTTTGATGGACAGGCTTTGACCTCTGCTATGTCAGGGTTTGGGCGGCCATGCTGAGGTTTTTGTTCGCCTAACCGACACGAGGGCCGCCTTCTTCTGAACTGTTTTGTTTGGTTCTCTTCGCaaaggagctgagggcctcatgtCCGCCCATGACTTCTTGTCATGGATTAAGCAAGAGGAGGAGCCATGCGTCAGGGAACACTGGGAGTCGGCAGAGAGAGACATCCTTACAGGTCCCGGCACAGGTGAGCAGCCTTTAGGATGAGCATGTCTGCCTCAGTTCCTGCATTCACCCATATAGCTGCAATCCCTACCTCCCAAGAACATAATCACGGCAAAGGGGAGACTTATCCTGGCTCCATCCTATCAGCCAGGGAAGAAGCAGCTGCTTCATTGCTTGCTTCCGAGCCCCatgtagggggttgggctagatgacccttgtcccTTTCCACTGTGCGATTCTAagtctctttcctctttcctctttcctcttccctccccattcctttttccttttgtgtcgtgtcCATGAGATTGTGAACCTTCaagcatataacaccggtcttgaaagacctacactggctcccagtacgtttccaagcacaattcaaagtgttggtgctgacctttcaagccctaaatggcctcggtccagtagacctgaaggagcctctccacccccatcattcagcccagacactgaggtccagctccaagggccttctggcggttccctccctgcgagaagcaaagctacagggaaccaggcagagggccttctcggtagtggcacccgccctgtggaacgccctcccaccagatgtcaaagagaaaaataactaccaaacttttagaagacatctgaaggcagcgctgtttagggaagcttttaatgtttaatcggttattgtattttagtgttttgttggaagccgcccagagtggctggggaaacccagccagatgggcagggtataaataataaattattattattattattattattattattattattattattattattagcaggaaCTGTCTCTGTACATCACTTAGAAACCTTTAGATGCTTTGTAAGCATTCTAGGATAATGCTAGGGCTTCCAAACAGTTTGGGCATGTTTGTACATTTGGGTTTCTGAGAAAGtgctagtccaaccctctgcaatctaGTCCCTCTTCTTCCAGATCGGCCGACCCCTGAGATATAAAGTGTGTGTGCCTATTTTATTCTGCCTAAATCTCTTaagtgttttacagtggtaccttggttctcaaactgaatccgttccagaagtctgttccaaaaccaaggcacactttcccatagaaagtaatgcaaaatagattaatgagttccagacttttaaaaacaacccctaaaacagcaatttgacatgacttttactctctaacgagaccattgatccataaaatgaaagcaataaccaatgtaccgtactataaaataaataagcagcattgtagatgataaaaattaatttattttttcccctaacCTGCATTGATGATAGTCCTTGTTTGGGtggagggcttttatccatttccgcagtcacacaatcaatccatcgaTAGCTGAACTGGGTCCCATACAGTCACgaaaattaaccgaaaaagcctcaaaaacagaaatgcaaaataaatagcaaaaacaaaagtgccaaacttaatcggttccggaagtccgtttgacttctgaaatgtttgagaaccaaggcacagcttctgattggtgcaggggcTCCGGAagcaatagctgacagccgcattgAAAAACGTTAAAAAACCGGcttttggcatttgggaaccaaggcgtttgagaaccaaggtaccattgtacaaagTGTGCATTAAACCTGAGCCCTGAAAAGCCCATAGAGCGggaggaggaagtgggaaagagtgccCTTCTTTCAACTTCCACCTTCTGCTCTGTATCCTTCTCAAAGGCAAAAGGGTATCTGCCCTCGCCGCCTCTTGATAAGGAGACATGGGAGGTGTTGTGAAAGCCATGGGGGGAGATCTCAGGGGTTCCATTGTGCCCGCGGGCACCCTGTTGGTGACCCCTGAGCTGTGCCCCTTGGGCTAAACTCTCCCAGTCTCTCTACCGAACAAACCCCCTGTGGAAGTGACTTCCTTTGCCGCCCCCTATGGCTGGGATGAATAACTGCGGCCCATTCTTTTTggctttgaatacagtggtacctctggatacgaacgggatccgttccggagccccgttcgcatcctgaagtgaatgtaacccGCGTCTGTacatgcacgggtcgcgattcgccgctcccgcacatgcgcgtgacgtcattttgagcgtctgcgcatgcgcgagcggcgaaacccggaagtaacgttaAATAACTGCGGCCTGTTTCCCCTATGgagttccagtgtggtgtagtggttaagagcggtagactcgtaatctggtgaaccgggttcgcgtctccgctcctccacatgcagctgctgggtgaccttgggctagtcacacttctctgaagtctctcagcctcactcacttcacagagtgtttgttgtgggggaggaagggaaaggagaatgttagccgctttgagactccataaaggtaaagggacccctgaccattaggtccagtcgtgaccgactctggggttgcggcactcatctcgctttactggccgagggagccggcgtacagcttccgggtcatgtgcccagcaggactaagctgcttctggcgaaccagagcagcacatggaaatgctgtttaccttcccgccggagcggtacctattcatctacttgcactttgacgtgctttcgaaccgctaggttggcaggagcagggaccgagcaacgggagctcaccccgttgcagtgattcgaaccactgaacttctgatcggcaagtcctaggctctgtggtttaacccacagtgacacccgcgtcccttttgagactccttagggtagtgataaagcgggatatcaaatacaaactcttcttcttcttcttcttctctcttcctcccagCTGGCGACGCAATGGCCGTCAAAGCCGAGACCCAGCGCTCGTGCCCGGAAGAACCGGCGCGGACCAGGGATTCCGTGTTCCACAGCGAGGCCCCCGTATCTGCCGGGGCGGCGGCGGCATCGGCGGCGATAGAATCCTACGTGGGCCCAGGCGGCCCGGTTGCGCCGCCCCTCAGCCCTGCCAGGAGCCGACCGGGTAAATCCATTGAGTTAGAGAGCGAGTTGCAAGGCCTCTTTGCCCCACAGCCGCCGGCCGAGCGCCCCCACGGCTGCAGCGAGTGCGGGAAGATGTTTGGGGTGAAGAAGAGCCTGAAGGTTCACCAGCGGAGCCACCACAGCCAGGAGCGGCCGTACGAGTGCGCCGAGTGCCGCAAGAGCTTCAACTGCCACTCGGGTCTGGTGCGGCACCAGATGACGCACCGCGGGGAGCGGCCCTACAAGTGCGAGGAGTGCGGCAAGTGCTACAGCCGTAAGGAGCACCTTCAGAACCACCAGAGGCTGCACACTGGCGAGAGGCCTTTCCAGTGCCCGGTCTGCGGCAAACGGTTCATCCGCAAGCAGAACCTGCTAAAGCACCAGCGCATCCACACCGGGGAAAGGCCGTACCAGTGCGCCGAGTGCGGGAGGAGCTTCCGCTACAAGGAGTCCCTCAAGGACCACCTGAGGACTCACAGCACCGAGCCCCCCGCCCAGAGGCTGCTGCCCTCCCTGGGCGGGGAGCCACTCCCGTAAGGCCCTGCGGGGGGAAGGAGGAAAAgctctccatagctgtcaacgtttccctttttttagggGAAATTCCCTTCTCCCGAATAGGATTCGtcgcaaaaaaaggggaaagtcgACAGCTGTGGCTCTCCCTTGCACTCCttctccccccctaaaaaaacctccTCCACTCAGCCTCCTTCCCCTCCAGTGCCTCCCGATTCTGCCGGCGCGGGGGGCATAGCCGCCACAAAGACCGCTGGACGGTGGGCGTGAGGCCGCCTTGGTTCTGCGAATGCCACGGGGCAGCCGCACCTCGTTCCCCAAATGCGTACCGCCTTGCTCCCAAATCGGCCTTTGCGGAACAATAAAGAGCGGAACCCGCAAGGGACACGGGCAGCGCCGTCTGCCGCAGGCCGGAACCTCTAGACTTCCCGGAGACTGACGCTGAGGATCTGATGATTTCGCTTGGG is from Podarcis raffonei isolate rPodRaf1 chromosome 12, rPodRaf1.pri, whole genome shotgun sequence and encodes:
- the LOC128423862 gene encoding zinc finger protein 282-like → MAEWAPAQIQEWNVEAQHLMPLQPPLVPELSHMREAQLHTAEASLWSVVATVQAMERKIDLLATRLLSLEGRSGTAEKKLLDCEKTAMEFGNQLESKWAVLGTLIQEYGLLQRRLENVENLLKNRNFWVLRLPPGAKGEIPKMPVTFVDIAVYFSAEEWKNLAEWQKDLYNNLVKENYESLLSLGADVNISKPEAHPRIERGAEPCIPEQHSTKEREISTDPCTEPLICTSDVLSRIKQEESFAGGGQFTEERGMPTDPCSGAEGLMSAHDFLSWIKQEEEPCVREHWESAERDILTGPGTAGDAMAVKAETQRSCPEEPARTRDSVFHSEAPVSAGAAAASAAIESYVGPGGPVAPPLSPARSRPGKSIELESELQGLFAPQPPAERPHGCSECGKMFGVKKSLKVHQRSHHSQERPYECAECRKSFNCHSGLVRHQMTHRGERPYKCEECGKCYSRKEHLQNHQRLHTGERPFQCPVCGKRFIRKQNLLKHQRIHTGERPYQCAECGRSFRYKESLKDHLRTHSTEPPAQRLLPSLGGEPLP